The following are encoded together in the Capsulimonas corticalis genome:
- a CDS encoding LamG domain-containing protein, whose translation MIEPRFWVAMRMTVVAALLMATLSAAHAIDDPNADGAAAPGTVVKNDAAGWMWYGMIPYENAALPDGAAHAGGPGTYAMYTFQGSGVDVYGMRAMTVVADKRTHRVGKVKISIDDQEQATIDVGDTNIDYHAKIFSVKGLAAGNHVIQITPVGGWAVVDSLEITGDSAAGGAKGMSIGGEALKKRLVGYWPCDEGAGAAVKDLSGHGHNGYLMAGAAWTSDAKGGASALSFPKPGGVEIDEPIVDTSASYTVAAWVKLTDLTKYQTFVSVDGGEKSGFFLQYTTDSNRFSLSLDPGRTYSIAAAQTGVWYYLVGVYDSKARASTLYVNGEFQTTSPVPAAYRAYGHTVIGRAKYRGNYTDFVTGSIDEVRLYDTNLSADDVMDLYLAGR comes from the coding sequence ATGATCGAGCCGAGGTTTTGGGTGGCGATGCGCATGACTGTCGTCGCGGCGCTGCTGATGGCGACTTTGAGCGCGGCCCATGCGATTGACGACCCTAACGCGGATGGCGCCGCTGCGCCTGGGACGGTTGTCAAGAATGATGCGGCGGGCTGGATGTGGTACGGCATGATCCCCTATGAGAACGCCGCGCTGCCGGACGGCGCCGCGCACGCGGGCGGTCCGGGGACATACGCCATGTACACGTTCCAGGGCTCGGGCGTCGATGTCTATGGCATGCGGGCGATGACGGTGGTGGCGGACAAACGGACGCACCGGGTGGGCAAGGTCAAGATTTCGATTGACGATCAGGAGCAGGCGACCATCGATGTCGGCGACACCAACATCGATTATCACGCCAAGATCTTCAGCGTTAAGGGGCTGGCGGCGGGCAACCATGTGATTCAGATCACGCCGGTCGGCGGCTGGGCCGTGGTGGACTCGCTGGAAATCACAGGCGACTCGGCGGCAGGCGGGGCGAAAGGGATGTCGATCGGCGGCGAAGCGCTGAAGAAGCGCCTCGTGGGGTACTGGCCCTGCGACGAGGGCGCGGGCGCGGCCGTGAAGGATCTCTCCGGCCATGGGCATAACGGTTATCTGATGGCGGGCGCGGCGTGGACCTCCGACGCCAAAGGGGGAGCGAGCGCGCTCTCCTTCCCCAAACCGGGCGGCGTTGAGATCGACGAGCCGATTGTAGACACCTCGGCAAGCTATACCGTCGCCGCCTGGGTGAAGCTCACCGATCTCACGAAATATCAAACGTTCGTCAGTGTGGATGGCGGAGAAAAGAGCGGGTTTTTCTTGCAGTACACAACGGACAGCAACCGCTTTTCCCTGTCCCTGGATCCAGGGCGGACGTACTCGATTGCGGCCGCGCAAACCGGAGTCTGGTATTACCTTGTCGGAGTTTACGACTCCAAGGCGCGCGCCTCCACGCTCTATGTGAACGGCGAATTCCAGACCACGTCTCCCGTGCCCGCCGCCTACCGCGCCTATGGGCATACCGTGATCGGGCGGGCGAAGTATCGGGGGAATTATACGGATTTCGTGACCGGGAGCATCGACGAAGTGCGGCTTTACGATACGAACCTCTCGGCCGACGACGTCATGGATCTTTATCTCGCCGGGCGTTAA